In the Rhabdothermincola sediminis genome, one interval contains:
- a CDS encoding heavy-metal-associated domain-containing protein, with translation MSDPDPSPTRLQADTASMPTTITGIEAMTCARCATTVERAITNAGGTNATADWRTGSVRFSRDPSTPIDRFRQELDEVGHPARDSNWNDEWLSDRPRWPWIAGLLGSGGAAGLVVLCCAYGTAVVLGGIGVTAGAALRNPLIIALSLTSLGAALLVRFRRHNGKRR, from the coding sequence ATGTCTGACCCCGACCCATCACCCACCCGGCTCCAAGCGGACACCGCCTCGATGCCGACCACGATCACCGGCATCGAAGCGATGACATGCGCCCGATGCGCGACCACCGTCGAACGGGCCATCACCAACGCGGGCGGGACGAACGCGACCGCTGATTGGCGAACCGGATCGGTTCGGTTCTCCCGCGACCCCTCAACGCCGATCGACCGGTTCCGTCAAGAACTCGACGAAGTCGGCCACCCCGCACGTGACTCGAACTGGAACGACGAGTGGCTCTCCGACCGACCACGATGGCCGTGGATCGCCGGGCTGCTCGGCAGCGGCGGAGCCGCGGGACTTGTGGTGCTGTGCTGCGCCTACGGCACAGCGGTCGTGCTCGGCGGGATCGGCGTCACCGCCGGAGCCGCACTACGCAACCCTCTCATCATCGCCCTCAGCCTCACCTCCTTGGGCGCCGCGCTCCTGGTGCGGTTCCGTCGGCACAACGGCAAGCGTCGCTGA
- a CDS encoding alkylmercury lyase family protein gives MTDYRSKPVPSELGTRLAELHNLDDPPATLGHLADQLGGLLTRLASTDTVESLLCCGSTSRHQTVIEGQIIHTHCVLDSLMLPAIRNRPAIIHSTSPRDEQPIHVTIDRDTVTADPPTAVMSLGVARYGNGSIYDTACPYINAFTSDGAYQRWADATPGAVTMALSIGDAVTLAADLVAQTRAGHV, from the coding sequence ATGACCGACTACCGATCAAAGCCCGTCCCGTCCGAGCTCGGCACGCGCCTCGCCGAACTCCACAACCTCGACGACCCGCCCGCCACCCTCGGCCATCTCGCCGACCAGCTCGGCGGGCTGCTCACCCGGCTCGCCTCGACCGACACCGTCGAGTCGTTGCTGTGCTGCGGGTCGACCTCACGGCATCAAACCGTCATCGAAGGCCAGATCATCCACACCCACTGCGTGCTCGACTCGCTCATGCTCCCCGCCATCCGAAACCGGCCCGCCATCATCCACTCGACCAGCCCCCGCGACGAACAACCCATCCATGTCACCATCGACCGCGACACGGTCACCGCCGATCCTCCGACCGCGGTCATGTCGCTGGGCGTCGCTCGCTACGGCAACGGCAGCATCTACGACACGGCCTGCCCCTACATCAACGCATTTACCTCCGACGGCGCCTACCAACGGTGGGCCGACGCCACCCCCGGCGCGGTGACCATGGCGCTCTCGATCGGTGACGCCGTGACCCTCGCCGCAGATCTCGTCGCACAGACCCGAGCCGGCCATGTCTGA
- a CDS encoding cytochrome c biogenesis CcdA family protein, with protein MNLVVFAYGAGLLATVNPCGFAMLPAFLGFYIGGADTAAEALSPYNRAAQGVRVGAAVSAGFGAVFTIVGLAVTAGLRQLLSVVPWVAVVLGVAFTIMGAAMIGGRHIGLAAAQRVQVDTHQRSYSRMVAFGAAYAFASLSCTLAVLLSVIAQALATDNLAQLVAVFAAYAAGAATLLMALALSAAFAKQGLTAKVRRVLPIATRLGGAVLALSGLYLIAYWLPSLLGSDARNPLAAPVEGASSTISAWLSANTGLAAFVGAALVVGAAATMAASRLRRRDRHDTPEPTTAAVDVDCCTPPLMATSPTTRSEDPT; from the coding sequence GTGAACCTCGTGGTGTTCGCGTACGGCGCGGGGCTGCTCGCAACGGTCAATCCGTGCGGCTTCGCGATGCTCCCCGCGTTCTTGGGGTTCTACATCGGCGGCGCCGACACCGCAGCGGAAGCGTTGTCGCCGTACAACCGCGCCGCCCAGGGTGTGCGCGTCGGGGCCGCGGTCAGCGCCGGGTTCGGTGCCGTGTTCACGATCGTCGGGCTCGCCGTGACCGCGGGACTGCGCCAGCTGCTCTCCGTCGTACCGTGGGTTGCGGTTGTGCTGGGCGTCGCATTCACGATCATGGGCGCCGCGATGATCGGTGGACGCCACATCGGGCTGGCGGCCGCGCAACGCGTCCAGGTCGACACCCACCAGCGCAGCTACTCGAGGATGGTTGCGTTCGGTGCCGCCTACGCGTTCGCGTCGCTGTCATGCACCCTCGCAGTGCTGCTCTCAGTCATCGCCCAGGCTCTCGCCACCGACAACCTCGCGCAGCTCGTCGCGGTGTTCGCCGCCTACGCCGCGGGGGCGGCGACACTGCTCATGGCGCTCGCCCTGTCCGCCGCGTTCGCCAAACAGGGCCTGACCGCCAAGGTCCGGCGGGTCCTGCCGATCGCCACCCGCCTCGGTGGCGCTGTTCTCGCCCTCTCCGGGCTCTATCTGATCGCCTACTGGCTCCCATCCCTTCTGGGCTCCGACGCCCGCAACCCCCTCGCCGCGCCGGTCGAAGGCGCGTCGAGCACCATCTCGGCGTGGCTTTCGGCCAACACCGGCCTCGCCGCGTTCGTCGGAGCAGCACTCGTCGTCGGCGCGGCGGCCACCATGGCAGCCAGCCGGCTGCGGCGGCGAGACCGCCACGACACACCCGAACCAACAACGGCTGCTGTCGACGTCGACTGTTGCACGCCACCTCTGATGGCAACCTCGCCCACCACCCGATCCGAGGACCCGACATGA
- a CDS encoding TlpA family protein disulfide reductase, which translates to MSQRCRGWLARRRWWATGAAVVVVLLVAVFVSRTGEVAPGSRTDAGAATGASVGDTPPVLTVSAVSGEALRIPAAGKPTALFFSAAWCQTCVPEAQAWDRIERSFGDRLSVVVIDADPNDTPETLAGFVDLIGEPRYPFVIDSDATVARTYELASLDTTVIIDATGTIVFRDGVPTSEATLRTALEKVGLS; encoded by the coding sequence GTGAGCCAGCGGTGCCGCGGGTGGCTCGCTCGGCGACGGTGGTGGGCGACCGGCGCGGCGGTCGTGGTCGTGCTGCTCGTCGCGGTGTTCGTCTCCCGAACCGGCGAGGTAGCTCCGGGCTCGCGGACGGACGCCGGCGCGGCGACGGGAGCCTCGGTCGGTGACACACCCCCGGTGCTGACCGTGTCGGCGGTGTCCGGGGAGGCGCTGCGTATCCCCGCGGCCGGCAAGCCAACAGCCCTGTTCTTCAGCGCGGCGTGGTGCCAGACGTGTGTCCCCGAGGCCCAGGCCTGGGACCGCATCGAGCGCAGCTTCGGCGACCGCCTCTCGGTCGTGGTCATCGACGCCGACCCCAACGATACCCCCGAGACGTTGGCAGGCTTTGTCGATCTGATCGGCGAGCCTCGCTACCCGTTCGTCATCGACAGCGACGCGACCGTCGCCCGCACCTACGAGCTGGCGTCGCTCGACACGACCGTCATCATCGACGCCACCGGCACGATCGTGTTCCGCGACGGTGTGCCCACCTCCGAAGCCACGCTCCGTACCGCGCTCGAAAAGGTCGGGCTGTCGTGA
- a CDS encoding peroxiredoxin family protein: MNERDGAQAPGAAVRPRRGLRWVWPAGFVVVFLVGTALVWQRRPVESQVVAPPARAGTVASTEMAPATRGPAAGEGEPAPAFVVADLTGAPVELSALRGEAVAVYFLATNACASCEAGARKLAVALDTVGADNAEVVAVDYDPADSAESLTGFAQSVGSPPFRWVLDTNTTMAQAFEPATLSEVVIIDSDGIIVARGDANATDQATLTGWLQQAAT; this comes from the coding sequence ATGAACGAGCGTGACGGGGCGCAGGCCCCCGGCGCGGCTGTGCGTCCGCGTCGGGGACTTCGGTGGGTCTGGCCGGCTGGGTTCGTCGTCGTGTTCCTTGTCGGCACCGCCTTGGTCTGGCAGCGCCGCCCAGTGGAATCACAAGTGGTTGCGCCGCCGGCACGGGCCGGGACCGTCGCGAGCACCGAGATGGCTCCTGCGACACGGGGCCCGGCGGCGGGGGAGGGAGAGCCGGCGCCGGCATTCGTGGTGGCCGATCTCACCGGCGCCCCGGTCGAGCTGTCGGCGCTGCGGGGAGAGGCGGTCGCGGTCTACTTCTTGGCGACCAACGCGTGCGCGAGTTGCGAAGCAGGGGCGCGCAAGCTCGCTGTCGCGTTGGACACGGTCGGGGCCGACAACGCGGAGGTCGTTGCCGTCGACTATGACCCTGCCGACAGCGCCGAATCCCTCACGGGATTCGCCCAGAGTGTCGGATCGCCGCCGTTTCGGTGGGTGCTCGACACCAACACCACCATGGCGCAGGCCTTCGAGCCCGCCACGTTGTCCGAGGTCGTCATCATCGACAGCGACGGCATCATCGTCGCGCGCGGGGACGCCAACGCGACCGACCAGGCGACCCTCACCGGCTGGTTGCAACAGGCCGCGACATGA